ATTTTAAAGTTCCCGAAAGGGGAAGATTAGCCAACTTTTACTTCAGTTGTCTTAACATCCTTAGCACCATAAACCCCACGAGCAATTCCCACTACTCGATCCAAATCGGCTTGGGAAGGAATTTCTCCTTTGAATACCACGGTACTGCCAGTTTGGGCAATCCAGAGACGATCAAAATCAGTGGTACTGGGATTTTCATCAATGGCAAGGGCAACACGCTTGGCGAGGCCGCTATCATCATATTCCCCATTTAATCCTAACCGTTCTGGGGGAATGTCCGGCTTTTGGGGTGCGGCAGGCACGGAATAGCTCTGTGCCGGAGCAGAAGGATTTGAGGCTGGGGGTGCTTGAACCGTTGTCTCTTTAGATTTGTCCGGTTTTCCGATATTGAATAATTTTTGTAACAAACCCATTTGTCATTGACTCCTAAATTTTCAAGGGTTTCCAGATTTTATGCGAACTTCAGAGTGGTTCTATTCCATCTCTAGGAGGATTTCTCAGTCAACGGTCAGCGTAAACTGTTAGAAATCCGGGTTCACCTCCATCCTATCGTTTGATAGTCGCTATCATTGTAGCGTCGTTAACTCCCCAGCACCCTAGCATCGATGAAGACAAGGGCGGGAATCAGGTCCCTGGGTGGGGAGACTGAGGCATTTTTCGGGGGAGATGCTGGGGATCCGGAAAAATGAACGCCTTCCCAACTCCACTCCACAAGCGCTTCAAACGAAAACCGCCGAGGCGGACTAATTTTAGAACGGGGTCAGGGTTGGGGATTTATGACTCTGTAACTCTTACGGGGTTTGCTTTTCCCGTTAAGGATGGAGGGTCAGTGGCCCCCGGGATAAATGACCAGAGTTGAGGATTTTGTTAAAAAATTGGGGTTACCCCGCAGGTCAGGATAAAATTAGCTGGCATAGACTAAATGGAATACAAAAAATAGTAGCGATCGCCCTGGTGGGGTCGCTGATGTCCTATGAAACATACTCTGTCTGTTTTGGTGGAAGATGAAGCCGGTGTTTTGAGCCGGATCGCCGGACTGTTTGCGCGTCGAGGTTTCAATATTGAAAGTCTGGCGGTGGGTCCAGCAGAACAATTAGGCATTTCTCGGATCACGATGGTGGTACCCGGGGACGATCGCGTGATTGAACAGCTTACGAAACAACTATATAAGCTGATTAACGTGATCAAGGTGCAGGATATCACCGAGACTCCCTGCGTCGAACGGGAGTTAATGCTGCTGAAGGTGAATGCAAACAGCAATAACCGCCCAGAAATTGTGGAACTGGCGCAAATTTTCCGGGCGCGAGTGGTAGACGTGGCGGAAGATTCCCTGATTATTGAAGTGGTGGGAGATCCGGGTAAAATGGTGGCGATCGTCCAGGTCCTCGCCAAGTTCGGGATCCGGGAAATTTCCCGCACAGGTAAAATTGCCCTCACTCGCGAATCTGGTGTGAATACCGAGTTTCTCAAGTCTTTGGAAGCGAAAATGTTTCCAATTTCTTAAGGCGGGTGCAAACCATTCATCGGCATGAGATGAAAAAAAGGAGTGCGTAGGCAAAACCTGTGGGGGTTACACAGACTTTAATAACGCATTCTAGAAGCGATCGCCTTTTTAGTTGAAGGCGATCGCTAAATTTTTTTTCTGTAAATTAACTCAAAAAATCGGGTAACCCCTCAAGCTTCGACGGTGAATCATGCCGACTCCAGAAACGGTGACAACTGATTGCACCTTATGCTGCCTGTTGTTGTTCTTGCTTCACAACCAACCATTTCCCCGTTTGGGGGTCGCGATAGGTCATAAACGGATTCTGTCGGAGTGGTTTGGTTTGGGTTGCCATTGCAAAAACCTCCCTCAGTTGCTTCTATATTTAGCTTATTCTGGAAATAAGCCGAGGAAGGTGATAAAACCAAGGCCAAGATATGATTGCGATCGCATCTGTCCGTTACTCCAGACACTGACAGTTGTTCCAAAGTTAGTATTTATTCTAAAAAATGGTGAACTTGCGATCACAATCAGACATTTTCAGGATCCCGGATACTGACATTTATACCTAAGTTAGACTGGTCTCTAAACCCGGGTTGCTATGTGATCGCCATCACAGTTGAATGTGTTGTTACAAATTATTAAAAATCCCCCCACCCTAAAAATGTATGTTATAAAAGAATCAATAATTTACCCGATTCGACTGTCTCTAAAGATCATAACCAGCAAGTTCTAGCCAATCGGTAAAACCCAATCATCTGTTCACAGGTATAAATCAATAATCATCTGTGAATAATATTCTCTAATCGAAAGGTTTACCTACCTCAAAAGCTAGAGCCATTGTATCCTCTGGGTTAACGCCTAAACATAACCACATCATTCGTCAGGAGCGAAATATAAAATGGGATTGTTTGATAAAATCCGTCAAACTAAAACTCAGGAAAGCCAAATTACGTTAGGTCCAGCCGAATCATTTGCCGCGATCACCTTAGTGGTGGTTGCTGCGGATGGTTATCTTGCTGATGCAGAAGTCCGATTATTAACCACCGTTTTGAGTCGGATGCAACTCTTTCGCAGCTATCCCGACGATGTGATGCGAAGAATGTTTGATAAACTCGGGAACTTGCTGCAACGACATGGGGCGCAAGCCTTAATCGATGCTGCCATTAAATCATTACCCCAGGATTTATACGATACAACCTTTGCGATCGCCACCGATCTAATTTTAGCAGATGGAGAAGTTACACAAGAAGAAGAAAACTTACTAACCAGCTTGTGTCAAGCCTTAGAAATTCCTGAAGCTACTGCTCAGGAAATTATCCATGTCATGATCATTAAAAATAAGGGATAGAATATTTTGATATTTTATCTGAAATAACCGGATCGGGAAAAGAGTCAAAAGGCACTTAAAGAGTTCCAATACCCTGACTCAGACGCCAAGAAACCGGGTTTTTCGCCAACATCTACGAAACTCATCAAAGATTTTCGCAAAAACCCGGTTTCTGAACCCCGACCCACAAGTTCAGAAACCGTGCAAGCAGCTTGTTCGCTATTAGAAAAATGGAACAATAGCAAGCAAGATGCTCATACTCCGCTGCAATAAATCGGTAAATTTCCTGTTTCTAAATGCGTCCTCAGTACAATTAAGCAACTGGGTGCTTTAGAATTCGATTCTACGCTTAGTCTGTTCAAATTTTTATAATTATAATCAGGAATGCGTCCAAAAATCTATGACAATTCCCCCTCAATTTTGTTATACTCAAACAAGCTAACAGGCGGGACTTTGGTGCGACTTCCGGAAATAACCTGTAAAGTTAGACTCTACAAGTCGTCCCGTGACTCCCCTTGTTAGCACCTTTTAAAACAGGACAGCTTTAACGTGGACGCCCAATGGTCGCAACAGGTTTCCCAAATTGAACGGCAAGATTTAGTCATGTTTATTAATGCCTGTCTCTCTTGTACGGGACAGCGCGAATTTTATAGTGATAACTATGGTAAAGGTGTTTCTATTGATTTTTTGCATGACTATATCTTAGGCAATTATCGGTTATTATATGCCCGCACCTTAGCCGCAGGTATCAATCATTTTAATCGCGCCCAAATCATTTTAAAACTGTTGGCGACGGGACGGAATACCCTACCGCAACATCGCCAGGAGGAAGGGGCGTTAATTGCGGCAGCCTTAAATCAATTGCCCCCCCAACGAGCGTGGAAAGTCTTAGCGGAAATTCGTCGCCGGGGAATCAATAACCGGCGCAGTCGAGCCATTGTGAGAGATTATC
The nucleotide sequence above comes from Laspinema palackyanum D2c. Encoded proteins:
- a CDS encoding tellurite resistance TerB family protein, which encodes MGLFDKIRQTKTQESQITLGPAESFAAITLVVVAADGYLADAEVRLLTTVLSRMQLFRSYPDDVMRRMFDKLGNLLQRHGAQALIDAAIKSLPQDLYDTTFAIATDLILADGEVTQEEENLLTSLCQALEIPEATAQEIIHVMIIKNKG
- a CDS encoding BON domain-containing protein yields the protein MGLLQKLFNIGKPDKSKETTVQAPPASNPSAPAQSYSVPAAPQKPDIPPERLGLNGEYDDSGLAKRVALAIDENPSTTDFDRLWIAQTGSTVVFKGEIPSQADLDRVVGIARGVYGAKDVKTTEVKVG
- the ilvN gene encoding acetolactate synthase small subunit, with translation MKHTLSVLVEDEAGVLSRIAGLFARRGFNIESLAVGPAEQLGISRITMVVPGDDRVIEQLTKQLYKLINVIKVQDITETPCVERELMLLKVNANSNNRPEIVELAQIFRARVVDVAEDSLIIEVVGDPGKMVAIVQVLAKFGIREISRTGKIALTRESGVNTEFLKSLEAKMFPIS